The Fusobacterium sp. DD2 genome window below encodes:
- a CDS encoding DMT family transporter → MIIEQKTKAIFFMLISALGFTLMSVAVKSIPDIPLFEKIFLRNLISCLLAGFLLIYQKRGFRVKRENIPPVFARSFLGFLGVVANFYAVEHLILADSNMLNKLSPITVSIFAVLFLKEKVDKQQVVGIIISFIGALFVVKPSFDLSVLPSLSGLASVTFAGLAYTFVRYLNDKEDPNIIVFYFSLMSVVCSAPLAIRDYVAPDPRQWIFLLSIGIFACLAQFFMTYSYKNAPASEVAVYNYSGIPYGIILGYMLFDEMPDIYSVIGGIIIIVVAIYLYRHNKRKKEKLQGN, encoded by the coding sequence TTCATGTTGATTTCAGCACTTGGATTCACTTTAATGAGTGTTGCTGTAAAATCAATACCTGATATTCCACTTTTTGAGAAGATATTTCTACGTAATCTGATTAGCTGTTTATTAGCTGGATTTTTACTTATATATCAAAAGAGAGGCTTTCGTGTTAAAAGAGAAAATATCCCACCTGTATTTGCAAGATCGTTTTTAGGTTTTCTTGGGGTTGTAGCAAACTTTTATGCTGTTGAGCACCTTATACTTGCAGACTCTAATATGCTAAACAAACTTTCACCTATTACAGTATCAATATTTGCTGTACTATTTCTTAAGGAAAAAGTTGATAAGCAACAGGTAGTTGGAATTATTATTTCATTTATTGGAGCTTTATTTGTTGTAAAACCATCTTTTGATCTCTCAGTACTTCCAAGTCTTTCTGGACTTGCATCTGTTACATTTGCCGGTCTTGCATATACTTTTGTAAGATATCTAAATGACAAAGAGGATCCTAATATTATAGTATTTTACTTCTCTCTTATGTCTGTTGTATGCTCTGCACCTTTAGCCATAAGAGATTATGTAGCTCCAGATCCAAGACAATGGATTTTCCTACTATCAATTGGTATATTTGCATGTCTTGCTCAATTCTTTATGACATACTCATATAAGAATGCACCAGCATCAGAAGTTGCAGTATACAACTATTCAGGTATTCCATATGGAATAATCCTTGGATATATGTTATTTGACGAAATGCCAGATATATACAGTGTAATTGGTGGAATAATTATCATAGTTGTTGCCATTTATCTATATCGTCACAACAAAAGAAAAAAAGAAAAACTTCAGGGAAATTAA